Proteins encoded together in one Deltaproteobacteria bacterium window:
- a CDS encoding 30S ribosomal protein S12 — protein sequence MPTIQQLVRFGRERQKKKLTAPALQACPQRRGVCTRVYTTTPKKPNSALRKVARVRLTNGIEVTAYIPGIGHNLQEHSVVLIRGGRVKDLPGVRYHIVRGTLDSIGVQERKQGRSKYGTKKPK from the coding sequence ATGCCAACGATTCAACAGCTCGTTCGTTTTGGACGGGAGCGACAGAAGAAAAAGCTCACGGCTCCGGCGTTACAAGCCTGTCCGCAACGACGAGGTGTGTGTACCCGTGTGTACACGACCACTCCGAAAAAACCGAATTCGGCGCTGAGAAAAGTTGCCCGCGTGCGTCTGACGAACGGCATCGAGGTGACGGCGTACATCCCAGGGATAGGACATAACTTGCAAGAACACTCTGTAGTCCTTATCCGGGGAGGTCGCGTCAAAGATCTTCCTGGCGTTCGCTACCACATTGTGCGAGGGACGTTGGATTCGATCGGCGTGCAGGAACGGAAACAAGGCCGATCGAAATACGGGACAAAGAAACCTAAGTAG
- the tuf gene encoding elongation factor Tu (EF-Tu; promotes GTP-dependent binding of aminoacyl-tRNA to the A-site of ribosomes during protein biosynthesis; when the tRNA anticodon matches the mRNA codon, GTP hydrolysis results; the inactive EF-Tu-GDP leaves the ribosome and release of GDP is promoted by elongation factor Ts; many prokaryotes have two copies of the gene encoding EF-Tu), with the protein MAKARFERKKPHVNVGTIGHIDHGKTTLTAAITKVLAAKKLA; encoded by the coding sequence ATGGCGAAGGCGCGGTTTGAGCGGAAGAAGCCGCATGTGAACGTAGGGACGATTGGGCATATTGATCATGGGAAGACGACGTTGACGGCGGCGATTACGAAGGTATTGGCGGCGAAGAAGTTGGCGC
- the rpsG gene encoding 30S ribosomal protein S7: MPRKGPVQKREVLPDPKHHDTTVTKFINMMMLDGRKGTTERILYGAMDLIHQRSGEESLEVFRRALDNVKPIVEVRSRRVGGATYQVPVEVRTNRRNSLAMRWLVQSARQRPEKNMKEKLAGELFEASQNRGGAVKKREDTHRMAEANKAFAHYRW, from the coding sequence ATGCCGCGGAAAGGACCGGTACAGAAGCGGGAGGTACTTCCCGACCCGAAGCATCACGATACTACGGTGACGAAGTTCATCAATATGATGATGCTGGACGGAAGAAAAGGAACCACCGAACGCATCCTCTATGGAGCCATGGATCTGATCCATCAACGCAGTGGAGAGGAATCGCTCGAAGTCTTTAGACGAGCGCTCGATAATGTGAAACCTATCGTTGAAGTGCGTTCTCGACGCGTCGGTGGAGCAACGTACCAAGTGCCTGTAGAGGTAAGGACCAACCGACGGAATTCCCTCGCCATGCGTTGGCTTGTCCAGTCGGCACGCCAGCGGCCAGAGAAAAATATGAAAGAAAAACTTGCGGGAGAACTGTTCGAGGCTTCGCAGAATCGCGGGGGAGCGGTGAAGAAGCGTGAAGATACCCACCGCATGGCCGAGGCGAATAAGGCCTTTGCCCATTATCGCTGGTAG